From a region of the Pseudooceanicola aestuarii genome:
- a CDS encoding peptidoglycan D,D-transpeptidase FtsI family protein yields MSRRTPLRPLASILDARSRGENPDAIERENLRLRHEEMRDTARYRAESRILVLLFVFAFAFALVGLRMGALASSEPAEPRASASGAQIALQRADILDRRGHILATNLETHALYAHPHEMVDPAHAARELAQIFPDLDAATMERRFTGRSKFLWIKTNISPEQMQAVHEIGEPGLYFGRREMRLYPNGPLAAHVLGGAGFGQQAVDWAEVKGRAGIEQRYDTYLTDPANGARPLELSLDLTIQAGVEQVLYGGMKLMNAKGAAAVLMDVKTGELIAIASLPDFDPNDRPALPTSGHPDDSPLFNRAVQGVYELGSTFKIFAAAQAMDLGLVGPQTEIDTRGPIRWGRHRINDFHFYGNELTVEKIIVESSNIGTARLAQMIGIDRQKAFLENLGLFSPTPLEIVEAKGAAPLIQQNWSELTTMTVSYGHGISVSPLHLASAYATIANGGTRVYPTLLKQTTPQKGPRVMSREAADAARDMLRLVVTEGTASMGEVKGYAVAGKTGTADKPRPQGGYYKEKVIATFATLFPANDPRYVLVVTLDEPVETSGPKPRRTAGWTAVPVTAEVIRRVAPLLGLRPQIEPAPLLDITLSTQ; encoded by the coding sequence ATGAGCCGCCGCACCCCCCTGCGCCCGCTGGCCAGCATCCTTGACGCGCGGTCGCGGGGTGAAAACCCCGATGCGATCGAACGGGAGAATCTGCGGCTGCGCCACGAGGAGATGCGCGACACCGCCCGCTACCGCGCCGAAAGCCGTATCCTGGTGCTGCTGTTCGTCTTCGCCTTTGCCTTTGCGCTGGTGGGGCTGCGTATGGGGGCGCTGGCCAGTTCCGAACCGGCAGAGCCGCGCGCCAGTGCCAGCGGTGCGCAGATCGCCCTGCAACGCGCCGACATTCTGGATCGGCGCGGGCATATCCTGGCCACGAACCTGGAAACTCACGCGCTTTATGCCCATCCGCACGAGATGGTCGATCCGGCCCATGCGGCGCGCGAATTGGCGCAGATTTTCCCCGACCTGGACGCCGCGACGATGGAACGGCGGTTTACCGGGCGGTCCAAGTTCTTGTGGATCAAGACGAATATCAGCCCCGAACAGATGCAGGCCGTGCACGAAATCGGCGAGCCGGGCCTCTACTTCGGCCGTCGCGAGATGCGGCTCTATCCCAACGGACCGCTGGCCGCGCATGTGCTGGGCGGCGCGGGTTTCGGCCAGCAGGCCGTCGACTGGGCCGAGGTCAAGGGACGCGCCGGGATCGAACAGCGCTACGACACCTACCTGACCGATCCGGCGAACGGCGCCCGCCCGCTGGAATTGTCGCTGGACCTGACCATTCAAGCCGGGGTGGAGCAGGTGCTGTATGGCGGGATGAAGCTGATGAACGCCAAGGGTGCGGCGGCCGTCCTGATGGATGTGAAAACCGGAGAGCTGATCGCGATCGCGTCCCTTCCCGATTTCGATCCCAACGACCGGCCCGCGCTGCCGACCTCGGGCCATCCCGATGACAGTCCGCTGTTCAACCGCGCGGTGCAGGGGGTGTACGAACTTGGCTCCACCTTCAAGATCTTTGCGGCGGCGCAGGCCATGGACCTGGGCCTGGTCGGCCCCCAGACGGAGATCGACACCCGTGGCCCGATCCGCTGGGGCCGTCATCGGATCAATGATTTCCACTTCTATGGCAACGAGTTGACCGTCGAGAAGATCATCGTGGAAAGTTCCAACATCGGCACCGCTCGGCTGGCCCAGATGATCGGGATCGACCGGCAGAAGGCCTTCCTTGAAAACCTCGGCCTGTTCTCGCCGACCCCGCTGGAGATCGTGGAGGCCAAGGGCGCCGCGCCGCTGATCCAGCAGAACTGGTCCGAGCTGACGACCATGACCGTCTCCTACGGGCACGGCATTTCGGTCAGCCCGCTGCACCTGGCCTCGGCCTATGCGACGATCGCCAATGGCGGCACCCGCGTCTATCCCACGCTGCTGAAACAGACGACCCCGCAAAAAGGCCCGCGCGTCATGTCCCGCGAGGCCGCCGATGCCGCCCGCGACATGCTGCGTCTGGTGGTGACGGAGGGCACTGCGTCAATGGGTGAGGTCAAGGGCTACGCCGTGGCGGGCAAGACCGGCACCGCCGACAAGCCGCGCCCGCAGGGGGGGTATTACAAGGAAAAGGTGATCGCCACCTTCGCCACGTTGTTCCCGGCCAATGATCCGCGCTACGTGCTGGTGGTGACCCTGGATGAACCGGTGGAGACTTCGGGCCCGAAGCCGCGCCGCACCGCCGGCTGGACCGCCGTGCCCGTCACCGCCGAGGTCATCCGCCGCGTCGCGCCCCTGCTGGGATTGCGTCCGCAGATTGAACCCGCCCCGTTGCTTGATATAACGCTGTCAACGCAATAG
- the ftsL gene encoding cell division protein FtsL translates to MRGFFFVVIGCVVMALAAWAYRENYQTQAALAQAEELQRDIGAARSRLAVLRAEWAYLNRPDRLRELAELNFDRLGLLPLRPDQFGKADQVEFPPAPEPQLSFEQMFTVSSQGQVPATAAEQQP, encoded by the coding sequence ATGAGAGGGTTTTTCTTTGTCGTGATCGGCTGTGTCGTGATGGCACTGGCCGCCTGGGCCTACCGGGAGAATTACCAGACCCAGGCCGCGCTGGCCCAGGCAGAGGAGTTGCAGCGTGACATCGGCGCCGCACGCTCGCGGCTGGCTGTGTTGCGTGCGGAATGGGCCTACCTGAACCGGCCCGACAGGCTGCGCGAACTGGCCGAGCTGAATTTCGACCGGCTGGGCCTGCTGCCGCTGCGGCCCGACCAGTTCGGCAAGGCCGATCAGGTGGAATTCCCGCCCGCGCCCGAACCGCAGCTGAGCTTTGAGCAGATGTTCACCGTTTCCTCGCAGGGGCAGGTGCCCGCGACTGCGGCGGAGCAGCAACCATGA